In the Juglans microcarpa x Juglans regia isolate MS1-56 chromosome 6D, Jm3101_v1.0, whole genome shotgun sequence genome, one interval contains:
- the LOC121236115 gene encoding probable serine/threonine-protein kinase PBL15 isoform X1, whose product MTRQSKPWRPFTANCCSAEDQTIFGNFSRCRPSRSEFSKNIAPLPSFRKLSYSDLSRSSSTRINEDLAQSFGSELYDFQLSELRAITQNFSSNFLLGEGGFGTVHKGYVDENLRQGLKAQAVAVKLLDIEGLQGHREWLAEVIFLGQLRHPHLVKLIGYCCEDEERLLVYEFMPRGSLENHLFKRISISLPWGTRVKIAIGAAKGLSFLHGAEQPVIYRDFKTSNVLLDSDFTAKLSDFGLAKMGPEGSNTHVTTRVMGTYGYAAPEYVSTGHLTTKSDVYSFGVVLLELVTGRRSMDKSRAKSEQNLVDWAKPYLSSSRRLRCIMDPRLAGQYSVKGAKEMALLALQCISLNPKDRPRMPAVVEGLERLQHYKDMAVTSGQWPASPKSTRNGVSTKSKMESARVGNHRKSSPITTTRKT is encoded by the exons ATGACAAGACAATCAAAGCCCTGGAGACCTTTCACAGCAAATTGCTGTTCTGCTGAAGACCAGACAATTTTTGGAAACTTCAGTCGTTGCAGGCCGTCGAGGTCAGAGTTCTCTAAGAACATCGCTCCGTTGCCTTCGTTTCGAAAGTTGTCGTACTCTGATCTCAGTCGATCTTCATCGACACGCATCAATGAAGATCTTGCACAGTCTTTTGGGTCGGAGCTGTATGATTTTCAGCTGAGCGAGCTGCGTGCCATTACTCAGAATTTCTCGAGCAACTTCTTGTTAGGAGAAGGCGGTTTTGGGACTGTCCATAAGGGTTATGTGGATGAGAATTTAAGGCAGGGTTTGAAGGCGCAGGCTGTTGCCGTGAAGCTTCTTGACATTGAAGGCTTGCAAGGACACCGCGAATGGCTT GCTGAAGTAATATTTCTGGGGCAGCTCAGGCACCCACATCTTGTTAAACTGATCGGATATTGTTGCGAGGATGAAGAAAGGCTTCTTGTATACGAGTTCATGCCTCGAGGCAGCTTAGAGAATCACTTATTCAAAA GGATTTCAATATCATTGCCATGGGGAACAAGAGTGAAGATTGCAATAGGAGCAGCCAAAGGCCTTTCATTCTTGCATGGCGCTGAGCAGCCTGTCATTTACCGTGACTTCAAAACTTCCAATGTCTTGCTAGACTCT GATTTTACAGCCAAATTGTCAGATTTTGGGCTTGCAAAGATGGGGCCTGAGGGATCTAATACACACGTTACAACTCGAGTGATGGGTACCTACGGCTATGCTGCCCCAGAATATGTCTCAACAG GTCACTTGACTACAAAAAGCGATGTTTACAGCTTCGGTGTGGTGCTGCTGGAACTTGTAACGGGAAGAAGATCAATGGACAAATCGAGAGCAAAGAGTGAACAAAACCTCGTTGATTGGGCCAAACCTTACCTGAGCAGTAGCCGAAGATTGCGTTGTATTATGGACCCAAGACTTGCAGGACAGTATTCTGTGAAGGGAGCAAAGGAAATGGCTCTTCTGGCATTGCAGTGCATAAGTTTGAACCCCAAAGATAGGCCAAGAATGCCTGCCGTTGTTGAAGGCCTTGAAAGGCTGCAGCATTACAAGGACATGGCAGTCACCAGTGGGCAATGGCCAGCATCACCAAAATCTACCAGAAATGGAGTCTCTACAAAATCGAAGATGGAGAGCGCCAGAGTTGGAAATCATAGGAAATCGTCTCCTATCACTACCACTCGAAAAACATGA
- the LOC121236115 gene encoding probable serine/threonine-protein kinase PBL15 isoform X2 produces MTRQSKPWRPFTANCCSAEDQTIFGNFSRCRPSRSEFSKNIAPLPSFRKLSYSDLSRSSSTRINEDLAQSFGSELYDFQLSELRAITQNFSSNFLLGEGGFGTVHKGYVDENLRQGLKAQAVAVKLLDIEGLQGHREWLAEVIFLGQLRHPHLVKLIGYCCEDEERLLVYEFMPRGSLENHLFKRISISLPWGTRVKIAIGAAKGLSFLHGAEQPVIYRDFKTSNDFTAKLSDFGLAKMGPEGSNTHVTTRVMGTYGYAAPEYVSTGHLTTKSDVYSFGVVLLELVTGRRSMDKSRAKSEQNLVDWAKPYLSSSRRLRCIMDPRLAGQYSVKGAKEMALLALQCISLNPKDRPRMPAVVEGLERLQHYKDMAVTSGQWPASPKSTRNGVSTKSKMESARVGNHRKSSPITTTRKT; encoded by the exons ATGACAAGACAATCAAAGCCCTGGAGACCTTTCACAGCAAATTGCTGTTCTGCTGAAGACCAGACAATTTTTGGAAACTTCAGTCGTTGCAGGCCGTCGAGGTCAGAGTTCTCTAAGAACATCGCTCCGTTGCCTTCGTTTCGAAAGTTGTCGTACTCTGATCTCAGTCGATCTTCATCGACACGCATCAATGAAGATCTTGCACAGTCTTTTGGGTCGGAGCTGTATGATTTTCAGCTGAGCGAGCTGCGTGCCATTACTCAGAATTTCTCGAGCAACTTCTTGTTAGGAGAAGGCGGTTTTGGGACTGTCCATAAGGGTTATGTGGATGAGAATTTAAGGCAGGGTTTGAAGGCGCAGGCTGTTGCCGTGAAGCTTCTTGACATTGAAGGCTTGCAAGGACACCGCGAATGGCTT GCTGAAGTAATATTTCTGGGGCAGCTCAGGCACCCACATCTTGTTAAACTGATCGGATATTGTTGCGAGGATGAAGAAAGGCTTCTTGTATACGAGTTCATGCCTCGAGGCAGCTTAGAGAATCACTTATTCAAAA GGATTTCAATATCATTGCCATGGGGAACAAGAGTGAAGATTGCAATAGGAGCAGCCAAAGGCCTTTCATTCTTGCATGGCGCTGAGCAGCCTGTCATTTACCGTGACTTCAAAACTTCCAAT GATTTTACAGCCAAATTGTCAGATTTTGGGCTTGCAAAGATGGGGCCTGAGGGATCTAATACACACGTTACAACTCGAGTGATGGGTACCTACGGCTATGCTGCCCCAGAATATGTCTCAACAG GTCACTTGACTACAAAAAGCGATGTTTACAGCTTCGGTGTGGTGCTGCTGGAACTTGTAACGGGAAGAAGATCAATGGACAAATCGAGAGCAAAGAGTGAACAAAACCTCGTTGATTGGGCCAAACCTTACCTGAGCAGTAGCCGAAGATTGCGTTGTATTATGGACCCAAGACTTGCAGGACAGTATTCTGTGAAGGGAGCAAAGGAAATGGCTCTTCTGGCATTGCAGTGCATAAGTTTGAACCCCAAAGATAGGCCAAGAATGCCTGCCGTTGTTGAAGGCCTTGAAAGGCTGCAGCATTACAAGGACATGGCAGTCACCAGTGGGCAATGGCCAGCATCACCAAAATCTACCAGAAATGGAGTCTCTACAAAATCGAAGATGGAGAGCGCCAGAGTTGGAAATCATAGGAAATCGTCTCCTATCACTACCACTCGAAAAACATGA